Below is a window of Equus quagga isolate Etosha38 chromosome 1, UCLA_HA_Equagga_1.0, whole genome shotgun sequence DNA.
ttaaaagtatTTGAAGGCCACTGCTCTACGGTAATGCACATGAAAACATTTACTTTCCCACTTGAATGGTTACTGTGTAATTTTGAGAACTGATTTCAGATTTTACCATGTTGAAGGGAAAACTATTCTTTTAAATAGCCAGAATTGATTAAAGAACATCAATTAGAAAAATGTTGCAGATGGCAAGTGTACTATCTTTAATTGAGGCTTGAATTTGTTGCTGTAGATTTTTCTGATATTATGTCTACAATCTAGGTTATATCTTTAACTTTGAAAGCCCACCACTTGCTTTGGTGGTTTGGCAAATAATGGAGGGAGAAATCTTCTTCTTAGATAGATACTTGTAGTTGTCACTCATACAGTAGGATCAGACTATTTATCTGATGTGTGGGGCCCATGTAGAGACAATGGTAGTGTGCCAGGGCAGAGTTAATTTCCAGGAAGGCAGAAAGTGCTGGTCCTCATTTGGttacctcatctataaaattagatGGGAGATTACCAGTGGTTTCCCGAATCTGGGAAGTCCATCAGAATTGCCTGAGGTGCTTGTTTtccaaaaagaagacaaaacaaacttTCTTGCTTCACCATAGATGTATTGAATCCATATTCCCTGGAGTTTTGTTACAGATCTGCATTTTTACCAAGCACCCAAGTGATTCTGTGTGATGCTGGAAGACCACTGGTTATAAAGAATTCTGATGTTTCCTCTCAAAGAGGACACGAGAACAAACTATTTTCATTACTAAGATGTTAGCGGTTGCGCTCTCTCCACATGTCCTTTTGTATTGTAACTTGAAGTAcacatcaaattttttttttattgttagaaaTTCTGCATGGAAAACAGttataaaactggataaaattcTTTAAGAGACAAGAATGGAAAAATGTGGGTAATTGTTGAAACTAGGGTGATACATAGAGGTTTATTGTAGTATTCTCGATACTTTTGagtgtgtttgaaaatttccattataaaaatttttaaaaatgcttctgtACCTTGGTCAAATTCGTATTGTTTGTCATTAAAGAgaacttttcatttctgtgacaTTTTAAACTGTGATGCTAGCCATTTGAAAGTAACTTAGTTATAGTAGTAACTGCTTGTTTCGTTCATTTTTTAGGCAAAGATTGAAAATGTGCATAAAACGGGTTTCATCAAAGGACCAATGTTCAAAGGTGTTGCCTCTAGTCGATTTTTGCCCAAAGGCACCAAAACAAAAGTTAATTTGGAGGAACAGGGACGACAGAAGGTGTCATTCAGCTTCAGCCTTACAAAGAAAACTTTGCAGAACAGATTTCTGACTGCACTTGgcaatgaaaagcaaaatgatgCTCAGAACTCCCCAACTGCACCTCTTCAAGCAGACTTGACCCCTAAAATTAAAATGGACATTGGAGATACCTTATCTACTACAGAagaatcttccccaccaaaatcAAGAGTAGAATTGGgcaaaattcattttaagaagCATCTGCTTCATGTAACATCCAGGCCACTGCCAACTACTCTGACAGCAGTGgcatctccacctcctcccataGTACCGTTACCAGCAGTCATAGCAGAATCAACAACTGTAGACTCGCCACCCTTgtctccacctccaccacctccacctccccaaaCCACAACGTCCTCACCACCAGCAGCAATAACAGAGCCAGTGGCCTTGCCACACACACCAATAACAGTTCTGATGACAGCACCAGGAGATGTAGCAGTTAGAGCCCTGAAGGAGCCATCAGTTACAGTTGTACCAGAATCTTCAGAAGTGGACACTAAGCAGGACACTGTGTCTAATAGTTCAGAAGAGCACATAACTCAAAATTTGAATGAGCAAGCAGATATTCCCTCACAAAGAGAAGATTCCcatattgggaaggaagaagaaattccagATAGTTCAAAGAGTAGTCTGGGCTCTAAAAAAACAGTTTCTAAGAAGAAATCCTCACAATCTGAAGGCACCTTTTTTGGTTCAGAATCTGATGAAGATTCTGTAAGGACTTCCTCAAGTCAAAGATcacatgatttaaaattttcagcaaacattgaaaaagaaagagattcaaAGAAGAGTTTAGCACCTTTAAAAAGTGAGGATTTAGGAAAATCTTCACGATCTAAAACAGAGagagatgataaatattttagctACTCAAAACTTGAAAGAGATACTCGGTATATATCTTCTCGATGTAGATCAGAGAGAGAGCGAAGGCGGAGTAGATCTCGTTCTAGATCTGACAGAGGCTCTAGAACTAGTTTATCCTATTCCCGGTCAGAACGATCCCATTATTACGACTCTGATCGTCGCTACCACAGGAGTTCCCCTTATCGAGAGAGGGCACGCTATTCTCGGCCACATACAGATAACAGGGCACGAGAAAGTTCTGACTCAGAAGATGAGTATAAGAAGACGTACTCGAGGCGCACCTCATCTCATTCCTCTTACAGAGACCCAAGGACATCATCATCCTATTCCAAATCTGACCGGGACTGCAAAACTGAGTCCTCTTacttagagatggagaaaagaggaaagtatTCTTCAAAACTAGAAAGAGAATCTAAAAGGACTTCAGAAAATGAAGCAATGAAAAGATGTTGTTCTCCCTCTAATGAACTGGGATTCCGACGGGGGTCATCATATTCCAAGCACGACAACAGTGTTTCCCGTTATAAATCTACCCCTTCAAAATCTATACCCAAGtctgataaatttaaaaattctttctgttgTACAGAATTGAATGAGGAAATTAAACAGTCTCATTCTTTTAGTTTACAGACTCCTTGTTCAAAAGGTAGTGAATTAAGAATGATTAGTAAAattcctgaaagagaaaagactggaTCTCCATCTCCATCAAATCGATTAAATGATTCacctacttttaaaaagctagatGAATCGCCTATTTTTAAGTCTGAATTTATAGGACATGATAGCCATGATAGTAATAAGGAATTAGATTCTTTATCTAAAGTGAAGAGTGATCAATTAAGAAGTTATTGTCCCATAGAATCAAATATAAATGGATCTCCTGGGGCAGAATCTGATTTGGCAACATTTTGCACTTCTAAAACTGACACTGTTTTGATGTCTTCTGATGATAGTGTGACTGGATCGGAGATATCGCCTTTGGTCAAAGCATGCATGCTTTCATCAAATGGATTTCAGAATATTagtaaatgtaaagaaaaagactTGGATGATACTTGCATGCAGCATAATAAGTCAGAAAGCTCatttagagaaacagaacctcCATTGTCACCAGACCAAGATAAACTCATGTCTTTGCCAATTATGACTATAGATTATTCCAAAACAGTAGCTAAAGAACCAGTTGATATGAGAGTTTCTTGCTGTAAAACCAAAGATTCAGATATATACTGTACTTCAAATGACAGCAACCCTTCTTTGTGTCATTCCGAAGCTGAAAACATTGAACCTTCAGTTGCGAAGATTTCTTCAAATAGCTTTATGAACGTGCATTTGAAATCAAAAACAGTTATACGTGATAGTAGAAATCTGACAGATGAACACTCAAAATTGGCATATGAAGAATATAAGCAGATTGTTGGTAGCACTAGTTCAGCTTCTGTTAATCATTTTGATGATTTATATCAACCTATAGAGAGTTCAGGTATTGCTTCATCTCTTCAGAGTCTTTCACCAGGAATAAAAGTGGACAATTTAACTCTCTTGCAATGTGTAGAGAACACACCTTCAGTTTTGGATGCTGTGCCGAAGAGTAAAACCACAGAGTTTTTAAAGtatgcagagaaagaaacaatagTAGAAGTAGATAGTGGCCTTCCTCATTCAGGAAGGGGATTTGCTTCCTGGGAAAACAGGCATAATAATGGGTTATCTGGGAAATGTGTGCAAGAGGCTCAAGAAGAAGGGAATTCCATATTGCCTGATAGAAGAAAAAGACCAGAAATCTCTTTagatgaagaaggaggaagaggacatGCACATACTTCTGATGATTCAgaagttgtattttcttcttgcGATTTGAATTTAACCATGGAAGACAGTGACAGTGTAACATATACCTTAAAATGTGACAGCAGTGGTCATGCCTCAGAGATTGTGTCTACTGTCCATGAAGATTATTCTGGTTCTTCTGAAAGTTCAAGTGATGAAAGTGATTCAGAAGATACAGATTCTGATGATAGCAGTATTCCAAGAAACCGTCTTCAGTCTGTTGTGGTTGTGCCAAAGAACTCTACTTTGCCCATGGAAGAAACAAGCCCTTGTTCTTCTCGGAGCAGTCAGAGTTACAGACACTATTCTGACCACTGGGAAGATGAGAGATTGGAGTCAAGGAGATATTCATATGAGGAAAAATTTGAGAGTATAGCTAGTAAAGCCTGTTCTCTAACTGAGAAGTTCTTCCTTCataaaggaatagagaagaatcCAGAAATTTCTTTTACACAGCCCAGCAGAAAACAAATAGATAATCACCTCCCTGAAATTGCTCACCCTCAGAGTGATGGAGTTGATAGTACAAGTCATACAGATGTGAAATCTGACCCTCTAGGTCATCTAAATTCTGAGGAAACAATGAAAGCCAAGATAGCTTCTAGACAGCAAGAAGAGCTGCCACTTTATTCTTCTGATGATTTTGAAGATGTCCCAAATAAGTCTCGGCAACAGACCACTTTCCCTAATAGGCCAGATAGTAGACTGGGAAAAACAGAGTTAAGCTTTTCTTCCTGTTGTGAGATCTCCCGAGTGGATGGTTTTCATTCATCGGAAGAGCTCAGAAACCTAGGGTGGGACTTCTCTCAACAAGAAAAGCCTACCACTACATATCAGCAGCCTGACAGCAGCTATGGAGCCTGTGGTGGGCACAAGTACCAGCAAAGTGCAGAACAGTATGGTGGGGCACGTAGTTACTGGCAAGGCAATGGCTACTGGGATCCAAGATCTGCAGGTAGACCTCCTGGAACTGGTGTTGTGTATGATCGAATTCAAGGGCAGGTACCAGATTCCTTAACAGATGACCgtgaagaggaggagaattgGGATCAACGTGGAGGATCTCACTTTTCAAGCCAGTCCAATAAattttttctatcccttcagAAGGACAAGGGGTCAGTGCAAGCACCTGAAATAAGCAGCAATTCCATTAAGGACTCTTTAGCAGTGAGTGAAAAGAAAGATCTttcaaaaaatttagaaaaaagtgaTATGAAAGATAGAGGGCCTCCTAAAAAAAGGAGGCAGGAATTGGAGAGTGATTCTGAAAGTGATGGTGAGCTTCAGGACAGAAAGAAAGTTAGAATGGAGGTAGAGCAGGGAGAGACAGCAGTGCCTCCAGGGTCAGCGCTGGTTGGGCCTTCCTGTGTCATGGAGGACTTCAGGGACCCACAGCGATGGAAGGAATGTGCCAAGCAAGGGAAGATGCCTTGTTACTTTGATCTGattgaagaaaatgtttatttaacagAAAGGTAAGTGTAATTAATACTTGTCTGACAAATTTTAACCTCTTTTTGTTAAACTGCTCAGCAGTTTAGAATATATGAACTCAATCGTATGAAATATAGTTGTgggataaaatgtaaattaaaaaaatataaaaagtgtaCTTACCTATTTAGGTTTGATGGCATAGAGTCcctcccccaattttttttcccctggaaagggatatctaattttttttttttttttggtcttattaCCCCTTTGTTTAATTTAGCCCAGCCTAGTTTTTTCGTAAATTCCTCTTACATGTGAAACTGtgacagaaaatgaaacaaaaccccAGCAAAGTAATCTGCTCTTAGAGAAGACAAGAGTAGTTATGTTGGATTATTTTTCcttactcttcaaaaatgttcaGAATAAACTATCTTTAGGTACTTTATAAAGCTGCAACTAGACTAGAACATAGTTTTCTTTGTCAGGTTTTTTAGTCTGTTGCTAATAGATTAAATTTGGCAATAGCATAACaactattttagaaataaatggtAAAATGGTTTACCACAAATTCCTAACATGAAACAAAGTGTAATGAGAATGGGAGTAATGAAAACGTATTCCTCTAGGACAGAGCTTCTTAGTCTGCTTTCTTTCACGCCTCCTCGAtaatcttcttatttttccaatataaataaatgttgaatatgcttttttttgttttgtaatcgCTAGTCTCCTAACCACCCACCTCTTCCTTTTGGAAATTTCTCCTCTAGaggtttcaaaatttttttttaaagaggaaatttttcACTGTGGATAAGGTAAAAGACTTCATTTTAAGGTTAGGTCCCTTCAGaactttttcctattaaaaaaaaaaaaagacctttctTTTTTATGATGTAGAGAGCTGCTACAGTTACCTTCATTTACGTCTAGTTGCACGTTAggtttaaattcaaaatattgattattttaagtaGTACTCTTCAGGAATTGTGTGAGTAGACTGATGCAACTTTTACAGGGTCTttgtaaaagaatagaaataaaatgaatcaacCTAACTCTGGGTTTCATTCAGCAATGAGATTCAAATACATAGAAGATTGTGTATATAGAGTTGCTTGTTGGAGGCATTGGAGGGCCTTTTTGGAGTGGAAAGCATTTTTGTATATTCCAGCATTTTTAAGTGTCTTTCGCTATATGCTGGGCATTTAGGAGCCACCAAGAAGAGAAATTATTGTAAAATAGTATGAGTatggtgaaaaaaatttttttcttatgattaataaaataggcttatgtaaaaaaaaatccatgcccATTGGTCCTAATCTGGCCTTCTGGAGCAATACAAAAATAAAGCTACTgctgatttttcaaaattacagcTCTTTAAGTACTTGTAAAtagatattttgtttatctttagtCATCTTTCTTCAGGCTAAGCATATTCATACGCTCATTAGTGAATTATGTCTTTGATCCAGATGAATCATTGTTACACTTAGCTGAAGCTATCATGACATATCTTGAGGACTTTATAAAACAGGCACTGTAATGGAATATACATTGAAGATGAAAGCAGATTAGTTAGGAGATTAAGACAGTCACTTAGAGAACTGTCCTCTTCACTGTCTGATAGTTGAAGAGTAAGTCATAGTTCCCTGATCTTAAGGAGTTTTCATTAGAccatccttgatttttttttccattttgacaaCAGTCAAAAAATAGAGTTAAACAAAAAGATCagtaaaaatcacattttcactTTTGGTTTGCAAACTGTGGCATAGATTTTTATGAACCTGGTAAATTTTGAACACTTTCCCTTCTCCCCCCAAATCAGTTTGTCTGCATTGAGAAAGTTTAGCCCTCTGAAACCTTTACCTGATTATTatgtaattattctttttttaatcattcagtTTTCTTCTAAACAAGCTTTGTGCAAATGTGATGTTACTGAAGGATTCTCTAAAAGGTTTGATTGAGTTAAACTCTTAAttaaaaactcttattttttttagcaactccttttcttcctgagCGTTGTATCTCAACAATTATTTGTTCATCTATGAGGACTGATTCTTAGCTTTAACTTTAATTAATCAGCTATGTCACTATTTGATATTcatgagttttccttttttttctcctgagccAAATATGACTATTAACACTTGAAATTGCTCAGAATTTGAGGCTTAGCTGACCTGGACTAGGAAATAAGGCCTGAGTCCAAAATAATAGGCTTGAACTTACCCCATTCTCCCATTTGCCAGAGCTAAAGTTATCTCTCTTATCTGTTTGCAACACACTTCTTAGTGTTTTCAATCTCACAAATGCTAGTGATTagatgt
It encodes the following:
- the SETD2 gene encoding histone-lysine N-methyltransferase SETD2 isoform X1, with amino-acid sequence MKQLPPQPPPKMGDFYDPEHPTPELSWLDGNREEENEAKIENVHKTGFIKGPMFKGVASSRFLPKGTKTKVNLEEQGRQKVSFSFSLTKKTLQNRFLTALGNEKQNDAQNSPTAPLQADLTPKIKMDIGDTLSTTEESSPPKSRVELGKIHFKKHLLHVTSRPLPTTLTAVASPPPPIVPLPAVIAESTTVDSPPLSPPPPPPPPQTTTSSPPAAITEPVALPHTPITVLMTAPGDVAVRALKEPSVTVVPESSEVDTKQDTVSNSSEEHITQNLNEQADIPSQREDSHIGKEEEIPDSSKSSLGSKKTVSKKKSSQSEGTFFGSESDEDSVRTSSSQRSHDLKFSANIEKERDSKKSLAPLKSEDLGKSSRSKTERDDKYFSYSKLERDTRYISSRCRSERERRRSRSRSRSDRGSRTSLSYSRSERSHYYDSDRRYHRSSPYRERARYSRPHTDNRARESSDSEDEYKKTYSRRTSSHSSYRDPRTSSSYSKSDRDCKTESSYLEMEKRGKYSSKLERESKRTSENEAMKRCCSPSNELGFRRGSSYSKHDNSVSRYKSTPSKSIPKSDKFKNSFCCTELNEEIKQSHSFSLQTPCSKGSELRMISKIPEREKTGSPSPSNRLNDSPTFKKLDESPIFKSEFIGHDSHDSNKELDSLSKVKSDQLRSYCPIESNINGSPGAESDLATFCTSKTDTVLMSSDDSVTGSEISPLVKACMLSSNGFQNISKCKEKDLDDTCMQHNKSESSFRETEPPLSPDQDKLMSLPIMTIDYSKTVAKEPVDMRVSCCKTKDSDIYCTSNDSNPSLCHSEAENIEPSVAKISSNSFMNVHLKSKTVIRDSRNLTDEHSKLAYEEYKQIVGSTSSASVNHFDDLYQPIESSGIASSLQSLSPGIKVDNLTLLQCVENTPSVLDAVPKSKTTEFLKYAEKETIVEVDSGLPHSGRGFASWENRHNNGLSGKCVQEAQEEGNSILPDRRKRPEISLDEEGGRGHAHTSDDSEVVFSSCDLNLTMEDSDSVTYTLKCDSSGHASEIVSTVHEDYSGSSESSSDESDSEDTDSDDSSIPRNRLQSVVVVPKNSTLPMEETSPCSSRSSQSYRHYSDHWEDERLESRRYSYEEKFESIASKACSLTEKFFLHKGIEKNPEISFTQPSRKQIDNHLPEIAHPQSDGVDSTSHTDVKSDPLGHLNSEETMKAKIASRQQEELPLYSSDDFEDVPNKSRQQTTFPNRPDSRLGKTELSFSSCCEISRVDGFHSSEELRNLGWDFSQQEKPTTTYQQPDSSYGACGGHKYQQSAEQYGGARSYWQGNGYWDPRSAGRPPGTGVVYDRIQGQVPDSLTDDREEEENWDQRGGSHFSSQSNKFFLSLQKDKGSVQAPEISSNSIKDSLAVSEKKDLSKNLEKSDMKDRGPPKKRRQELESDSESDGELQDRKKVRMEVEQGETAVPPGSALVGPSCVMEDFRDPQRWKECAKQGKMPCYFDLIEENVYLTERKKNKSHRDIKRMQCECTPLSKDERAQGEIACGEDCLNRLLMIECSSRCPNGDYCSNRRFQRKQHADVEVILTEKKGWGLRAAKDLPSNTFVLEYCGEVLDHKEFKARVKEYARNKNIHYYFMALKNDEIIDATQKGNCSRFMNHSCEPNCETQKWTVNGQLRVGFFTTKLVPSGSELTFDYQFQRYGKEAQKCFCGSANCRGYLGGENRVSIRAAGGKMKKERSRKKDSVDGELEALMENGEGLSDKNQVLSLSRLMVRIETLEQKLTCLKLIQNTHSQSCLKSFLERHGLSLLWIWMAELGDGRESNQKLQEEIIKTLEHLPIPTKNMLEESKVLPIIQRWSQTKTAVPQLSEGDGYSSENTSRAQTPLNTPDPSTKLTTEADTDTPKKLMFRRLKIISENSMDSAISDATSELEGKDGKEDLDQLENVPVEEEEELQSQQLLTQQLPESKVDSEIAMEASKLPMSETEADTEIEPKENNGTKLEEPIAEETPSQDEEEGVSDVESERSQEQPDKTVDISDLATKLLDSWKDLKEVYRIPKKSQTEKENTITERGRDAVGFRDQTAAPKTPNRSRERDPDKQTQNKEKRKRRGSLSPPSSAYERGTKRPDDRYDTPTSKKKVRIKDRNKLSTEERRKLFEQEVAQREAQKQQQQMQNLGMTSPLPYDSLGYNAPHHPFAGYPPGYPMQAYVDPSNPNAGKVLLPTPSMDPVCSPAPYDHSQPLVGHSTEPLAAPPPVPVVPHVATPVEVSSSQYVAQSDGVVHQDSSVAVLPVPAPGPVQGQNYGVWDSNQQSVSVQQQYSPAQSQATIYYQGQTCPTVYGVTSPYSQTTPPIVQSYAQPSLQYIQGQQIFTAHPQGVVVQPAAAVTTIVAPGQPQPLQPAEMVVTNNLLDLPPPSPPKPKTIVLPPNWKTARDPEGKIYYYHVITRQTQWDPPTWESPGDDASLEHEAEMDLGTPTYDENPMKTSKKPKTAEADTSSELAKKSKEVFRKEMSQFIVQCLNPYRKPDCKVGRITTTEDFKHLARKLTHGVMNKELKYCKNPEDLECNENVKHKTKEYIKKYMQKFGAVYKPKEDTELE
- the SETD2 gene encoding histone-lysine N-methyltransferase SETD2 isoform X4; protein product: MFKGVASSRFLPKGTKTKVNLEEQGRQKVSFSFSLTKKTLQNRFLTALGNEKQNDAQNSPTAPLQADLTPKIKMDIGDTLSTTEESSPPKSRVELGKIHFKKHLLHVTSRPLPTTLTAVASPPPPIVPLPAVIAESTTVDSPPLSPPPPPPPPQTTTSSPPAAITEPVALPHTPITVLMTAPGDVAVRALKEPSVTVVPESSEVDTKQDTVSNSSEEHITQNLNEQADIPSQREDSHIGKEEEIPDSSKSSLGSKKTVSKKKSSQSEGTFFGSESDEDSVRTSSSQRSHDLKFSANIEKERDSKKSLAPLKSEDLGKSSRSKTERDDKYFSYSKLERDTRYISSRCRSERERRRSRSRSRSDRGSRTSLSYSRSERSHYYDSDRRYHRSSPYRERARYSRPHTDNRARESSDSEDEYKKTYSRRTSSHSSYRDPRTSSSYSKSDRDCKTESSYLEMEKRGKYSSKLERESKRTSENEAMKRCCSPSNELGFRRGSSYSKHDNSVSRYKSTPSKSIPKSDKFKNSFCCTELNEEIKQSHSFSLQTPCSKGSELRMISKIPEREKTGSPSPSNRLNDSPTFKKLDESPIFKSEFIGHDSHDSNKELDSLSKVKSDQLRSYCPIESNINGSPGAESDLATFCTSKTDTVLMSSDDSVTGSEISPLVKACMLSSNGFQNISKCKEKDLDDTCMQHNKSESSFRETEPPLSPDQDKLMSLPIMTIDYSKTVAKEPVDMRVSCCKTKDSDIYCTSNDSNPSLCHSEAENIEPSVAKISSNSFMNVHLKSKTVIRDSRNLTDEHSKLAYEEYKQIVGSTSSASVNHFDDLYQPIESSGIASSLQSLSPGIKVDNLTLLQCVENTPSVLDAVPKSKTTEFLKYAEKETIVEVDSGLPHSGRGFASWENRHNNGLSGKCVQEAQEEGNSILPDRRKRPEISLDEEGGRGHAHTSDDSEVVFSSCDLNLTMEDSDSVTYTLKCDSSGHASEIVSTVHEDYSGSSESSSDESDSEDTDSDDSSIPRNRLQSVVVVPKNSTLPMEETSPCSSRSSQSYRHYSDHWEDERLESRRYSYEEKFESIASKACSLTEKFFLHKGIEKNPEISFTQPSRKQIDNHLPEIAHPQSDGVDSTSHTDVKSDPLGHLNSEETMKAKIASRQQEELPLYSSDDFEDVPNKSRQQTTFPNRPDSRLGKTELSFSSCCEISRVDGFHSSEELRNLGWDFSQQEKPTTTYQQPDSSYGACGGHKYQQSAEQYGGARSYWQGNGYWDPRSAGRPPGTGVVYDRIQGQVPDSLTDDREEEENWDQRGGSHFSSQSNKFFLSLQKDKGSVQAPEISSNSIKDSLAVSEKKDLSKNLEKSDMKDRGPPKKRRQELESDSESDGELQDRKKVRMEVEQGETAVPPGSALVGPSCVMEDFRDPQRWKECAKQGKMPCYFDLIEENVYLTERKKNKSHRDIKRMQCECTPLSKDERAQGEIACGEDCLNRLLMIECSSRCPNGDYCSNRRFQRKQHADVEVILTEKKGWGLRAAKDLPSNTFVLEYCGEVLDHKEFKARVKEYARNKNIHYYFMALKNDEIIDATQKGNCSRFMNHSCEPNCETQKWTVNGQLRVGFFTTKLVPSGSELTFDYQFQRYGKEAQKCFCGSANCRGYLGGENRVSIRAAGGKMKKERSRKKDSVDGELEALMENGEGLSDKNQVLSLSRLMVRIETLEQKLTCLKLIQNTHSQSCLKSFLERHGLSLLWIWMAELGDGRESNQKLQEEIIKTLEHLPIPTKNMLEESKVLPIIQRWSQTKTAVPQLSEGDGYSSENTSRAQTPLNTPDPSTKLTTEADTDTPKKLMFRRLKIISENSMDSAISDATSELEGKDGKEDLDQLENVPVEEEEELQSQQLLTQQLPESKVDSEIAMEASKLPMSETEADTEIEPKENNGTKLEEPIAEETPSQDEEEGVSDVESERSQEQPDKTVDISDLATKLLDSWKDLKEVYRIPKKSQTEKENTITERGRDAVGFRDQTAAPKTPNRSRERDPDKQTQNKEKRKRRGSLSPPSSAYERGTKRPDDRYDTPTSKKKVRIKDRNKLSTEERRKLFEQEVAQREAQKQQQQMQNLGMTSPLPYDSLGYNAPHHPFAGYPPGYPMQAYVDPSNPNAGKVLLPTPSMDPVCSPAPYDHSQPLVGHSTEPLAAPPPVPVVPHVATPVEVSSSQYVAQSDGVVHQDSSVAVLPVPAPGPVQGQNYGVWDSNQQSVSVQQQYSPAQSQATIYYQGQTCPTVYGVTSPYSQTTPPIVQSYAQPSLQYIQGQQIFTAHPQGVVVQPAAAVTTIVAPGQPQPLQPAEMVVTNNLLDLPPPSPPKPKTIVLPPNWKTARDPEGKIYYYHVITRQTQWDPPTWESPGDDASLEHEAEMDLGTPTYDENPMKTSKKPKTAEADTSSELAKKSKEVFRKEMSQFIVQCLNPYRKPDCKVGRITTTEDFKHLARKLTHGVMNKELKYCKNPEDLECNENVKHKTKEYIKKYMQKFGAVYKPKEDTELE